Proteins co-encoded in one Verrucomicrobiota bacterium genomic window:
- a CDS encoding response regulator, with protein MKTVMVVDDVPANLEVLLGYLTGAGYRVLVAENGKRCLEQLERELPDIILLDLMMPGIDGIETCRQIKRRPGWGAIPVIVITAADALDKKLEAFSAGAVDFLGKPIQPEEVQARVQAHLRIRELQSELERKNQELQEEIELRLDAERELESSLAEALVIADLAGNIVFATRQAKIYLSTYLPKEEGADSSVLPAVIRDWLKQGAGRAPLAVRHPKKGTIQVDSFGSPTHRNAVFLRIERQNGTFGPEALLSLGLTAREAEVLYWIAEGKTNPEIAIILGASLNTVKKHANNLFAKLGVETRTGAARLALGALGEAAG; from the coding sequence ATGAAAACGGTAATGGTGGTAGACGACGTGCCGGCGAACCTGGAGGTGTTACTCGGCTACCTGACCGGGGCGGGTTACCGGGTGCTGGTTGCCGAGAACGGCAAGCGTTGCCTCGAACAACTCGAACGTGAACTGCCCGATATCATTCTGCTTGACCTGATGATGCCCGGTATTGATGGCATCGAGACCTGCCGGCAGATCAAGCGCCGGCCCGGTTGGGGCGCAATCCCGGTGATCGTTATCACCGCCGCCGACGCACTGGACAAAAAGTTAGAAGCGTTCAGCGCGGGTGCAGTCGACTTTCTGGGCAAACCCATTCAGCCGGAAGAGGTGCAGGCGCGGGTGCAGGCGCACCTCCGGATTCGCGAGCTGCAGAGCGAACTGGAACGCAAAAACCAGGAACTGCAGGAAGAAATCGAATTGCGGTTGGATGCTGAACGGGAGCTGGAAAGCTCGTTGGCCGAAGCGTTGGTGATTGCTGACCTTGCAGGGAACATCGTTTTCGCCACGCGCCAGGCCAAAATCTATTTGAGCACTTACCTGCCCAAAGAGGAAGGTGCGGACAGCAGTGTATTGCCGGCCGTGATCCGTGACTGGCTGAAACAAGGTGCCGGGCGCGCTCCTTTGGCCGTCCGGCATCCGAAAAAGGGCACCATCCAGGTTGATTCTTTCGGCTCGCCCACGCATCGCAATGCGGTTTTTCTACGGATTGAGCGCCAAAACGGCACCTTCGGACCCGAGGCGCTCCTGAGCCTTGGTCTGACGGCGCGGGAAGCTGAGGTGCTTTACTGGATTGCGGAAGGCAAAACCAACCCCGAAATTGCCATCATTCTCGGCGCGTCGTTAAACACGGTCAAAAAGCACGCAAACAACTTGTTTGCGAAGTTAGGCGTGGAGACTCGTACGGGTGCTGCGCGCCTGGCGCTGGGGGCGTTAGGCGAGGCCGCCGGTTAG
- a CDS encoding carbohydrate ABC transporter permease, with protein MSQPTTPPATARAVPVPGSGASPAVAGVPPKERLSGQALLLRALFYLLVAAILVFNLFPFFWALLSSFRPTSELFSTRLIPQQLTLHSYEEVFKDPRFMASLLNSIIISGSTVLIALALGSLCAYALGRLPFRFKAPVLYLVLTMTMFPQISVLSGLFVMLKTLDLFNTRQGLVLTYLIFTLPFTIWVMTQYFRSLPRELEEAAYVDGATPLTVFWKILLPLTTPGLVSTGLLAFIGAWNEFLFALTFTVTDNMKTVQVAISQFSGSSAFEQPWGSIMAASMVVTVPLVVLVLIFQYRIVEGLTAGAVKG; from the coding sequence ATGAGCCAGCCCACCACCCCCCCTGCCACTGCGCGGGCCGTCCCCGTACCCGGCTCCGGCGCTTCCCCGGCCGTTGCCGGAGTCCCGCCGAAAGAACGTCTCAGCGGGCAAGCCCTGCTGTTGCGGGCGTTGTTCTACCTGTTGGTGGCCGCCATCCTGGTATTCAACCTTTTCCCGTTCTTCTGGGCCTTGCTCTCGTCGTTTCGGCCCACCAGCGAACTGTTCTCCACGCGGCTGATCCCGCAGCAGTTAACGCTGCACAGTTATGAGGAGGTCTTCAAAGACCCGCGCTTCATGGCCAGCCTGTTGAATTCGATCATCATCTCAGGGTCCACCGTGCTGATCGCCCTGGCGCTGGGCAGCTTGTGCGCCTACGCGCTCGGCCGGTTGCCCTTCCGGTTCAAAGCCCCGGTGCTCTACCTGGTGCTGACCATGACGATGTTCCCGCAGATCTCGGTGTTGTCGGGCCTGTTCGTGATGCTCAAGACGCTCGACTTGTTCAACACCCGCCAGGGGCTGGTGCTGACTTACCTGATCTTCACCTTGCCCTTCACCATCTGGGTGATGACGCAGTACTTTCGCAGCCTTCCGCGGGAGTTGGAGGAAGCAGCCTACGTGGACGGGGCCACTCCGCTGACGGTCTTCTGGAAGATCCTGCTGCCCTTGACAACGCCGGGGCTGGTGTCGACGGGGTTGCTGGCCTTTATCGGGGCGTGGAATGAGTTTTTGTTCGCACTGACCTTCACGGTCACCGACAACATGAAGACGGTGCAGGTGGCCATTTCGCAGTTCAGCGGATCGAGCGCTTTTGAGCAGCCGTGGGGCTCGATCATGGCGGCCTCGATGGTAGTGACGGTGCCCTTGGTGGTGCTCGTGCTGATCTTCCAGTACCGCATCGTGGAAGGCCTCACTGCCGGCGCCGTCAAAGGCTGA
- a CDS encoding sugar ABC transporter permease: MAREIDLQMRQRRLAWFLIMPAVLVVVLVIGYPLIQVIVYSFLKYKLDGVTPPSFIGLSNYAFIFTDPAFWGAVQVTLLFSFFSVILETVLGLAIAMVASSKFKGRTLLRVAILVPWAIPTVVSSQIWRWMFNDIYGVANILLADLHLIPHKLAWLANASTALPVIIAVDVWKTTPFMSLLLLAGLQLIPGDLYEAAAIDGATKVRQFWTITLPLVTPTLLVALIFRTLDALRVFDIFYVMVGGQGDLQTMAIYNQQYLIQFLDAGIGSAASVVILLFIMAFVVIYTRFSRTSFE, encoded by the coding sequence ATGGCTCGAGAAATCGACCTGCAAATGCGCCAGCGCCGGCTGGCGTGGTTTTTGATCATGCCGGCGGTGCTGGTGGTGGTGCTGGTCATCGGCTACCCGCTGATCCAGGTCATCGTCTACTCGTTTTTGAAGTACAAGCTCGACGGGGTCACCCCTCCGAGCTTCATCGGGCTGAGCAACTACGCTTTCATCTTCACCGACCCGGCCTTCTGGGGGGCGGTGCAGGTGACGTTGCTCTTCAGCTTCTTTTCGGTCATTTTGGAAACGGTGCTGGGGCTGGCCATCGCCATGGTGGCCAGTTCGAAGTTCAAGGGGCGCACCCTGCTGCGGGTCGCCATCCTGGTGCCCTGGGCCATCCCGACGGTGGTTTCCTCGCAGATCTGGCGCTGGATGTTCAACGATATCTACGGGGTAGCCAACATCCTGCTGGCCGACCTGCATCTCATTCCCCACAAGCTGGCCTGGCTGGCCAACGCCAGCACGGCCCTGCCGGTCATCATCGCGGTGGACGTCTGGAAAACCACGCCCTTCATGTCGCTGTTGCTGCTGGCCGGGTTGCAGTTGATCCCGGGCGACCTGTACGAGGCGGCCGCCATCGATGGGGCCACCAAGGTGCGCCAGTTCTGGACCATCACCCTGCCGCTGGTGACCCCGACGTTGCTGGTGGCGCTGATCTTCCGCACCCTGGACGCCTTGCGCGTCTTTGATATTTTCTACGTGATGGTCGGAGGCCAAGGCGACCTGCAAACCATGGCCATCTACAACCAACAGTACCTCATTCAGTTTCTGGACGCCGGGATCGGCTCGGCGGCCTCAGTGGTCATCCTGCTGTTCATCATGGCCTTCGTGGTCATTTACACCCGTTTCAGCCGCACCAGCTTCGAATAA
- a CDS encoding ABC transporter substrate-binding protein: MRSLHRLVRRNLKWSTCLVWLGLLTSGSLKAGVTVRFAGDSDVGEGGRWTRAVVEDWAKRTGNTVQYISRPNDASATLQQFQQYWAARSADVDAYMVDVIWQGIAAPHAVDLHKYVKEDELKQHFPRIVQNNTVNGKLVSLPMFTDAGILYYRTDLLQKYGLSGPPKTWEELAQMAKKIQDGERGAGHGDFQGFVFEGKASESVTCNAVEWIYSFGGGTVVSEDKKVTINNPNAAKALDTARSWVGTISPQGVTTYSEEEARNLWQAGNAAFMRNWPYAYALGQDPKSPISGKFDVTVLPKGGADGKNAACLGGWQVMVSAYSKVPDAAADMVRFLCSPEIQKKRAIDLSQLPTIPALYNDPDVLAKNGWFKNMQEVFNNAVARPSTATGADYNQVSTALYQNTNKVLAGGESGQNAVVQIERTCKRIVR, from the coding sequence ATGAGATCACTACATCGATTGGTCAGGCGTAATCTGAAATGGTCCACTTGCCTGGTTTGGCTTGGGCTGCTCACCTCCGGCTCCTTAAAGGCGGGCGTCACCGTCCGGTTTGCGGGTGATTCCGACGTCGGCGAGGGCGGCCGCTGGACGCGGGCCGTAGTGGAAGACTGGGCCAAACGCACCGGCAACACCGTCCAATACATCAGCCGGCCCAACGATGCGTCGGCCACCTTGCAGCAGTTCCAGCAATATTGGGCTGCCCGCAGCGCCGACGTCGACGCCTACATGGTCGACGTCATCTGGCAGGGCATCGCCGCCCCTCACGCGGTCGACCTGCACAAGTACGTCAAGGAAGACGAGCTCAAGCAGCATTTCCCGCGCATCGTCCAGAACAACACTGTGAATGGCAAGCTGGTCTCCCTGCCCATGTTCACCGACGCCGGTATTCTCTACTATCGCACCGACCTGTTGCAAAAGTACGGCCTCTCCGGCCCGCCCAAGACCTGGGAAGAGCTGGCCCAGATGGCCAAAAAGATTCAGGACGGCGAGCGGGGGGCCGGGCACGGCGATTTTCAGGGGTTTGTCTTTGAAGGCAAAGCCAGCGAGAGCGTCACCTGCAACGCCGTCGAGTGGATCTACAGCTTCGGGGGCGGCACGGTCGTGTCCGAAGACAAGAAGGTCACAATCAACAACCCCAACGCCGCCAAGGCGCTCGACACGGCCCGCAGCTGGGTGGGCACCATCTCCCCTCAGGGCGTGACGACCTACTCCGAAGAAGAGGCGCGCAACCTGTGGCAGGCCGGCAACGCGGCCTTCATGCGCAACTGGCCGTACGCCTATGCCTTGGGCCAGGATCCCAAGAGCCCCATCTCCGGCAAGTTTGACGTCACGGTTTTGCCTAAGGGCGGTGCGGACGGCAAGAACGCGGCCTGCCTGGGCGGCTGGCAGGTGATGGTGTCGGCGTACTCGAAGGTGCCCGACGCGGCGGCCGACATGGTGCGCTTCCTGTGCTCGCCGGAGATTCAGAAAAAGCGGGCGATCGATCTGAGCCAGCTGCCGACCATCCCGGCATTGTACAACGACCCCGACGTGCTGGCCAAGAACGGCTGGTTTAAGAACATGCAGGAGGTGTTCAACAACGCGGTGGCCCGGCCCTCGACGGCCACGGGAGCCGACTACAACCAGGTCTCCACGGCCCTTTACCAGAACACCAACAAGGTGCTGGCCGGGGGTGAATCGGGCCAGAACGCCGTCGTCCAGATCGAACGGACCTGCAAGCGCATCGTGCGCTAG
- a CDS encoding sigma-54-dependent Fis family transcriptional regulator: protein MRVLVVDDEKNIRRAMVLALESMDHAVVAVSSGKEALDALRQGAFAVIFLDLKLGRENGLEFLDEIRRLAPEAAVVIITAYASIETAVEAIRQGAFDYLPKPCTPDQIRRLLDRIMRTQRLENRVLELEARLQSEAPEIDLDSETAGMQKTLEVAWKAAGSEATVLLLGESGTGKSVLARAMHERSGRFERAFVTVSCPSLSRELLESELFGHVKGSFTGAHHDTAGKVVAAHGGTLFLDEIGDLPLEIQAKLLRLLQEREYERVGDPNPRKADVRVIAATNRDLVSAVAAGHFREDLYYRLNVITISLPPLRERDADLLRLAGKHLAFFAKQAAKRFDGFSSGALARMQNYAWPGNLRELRNVIERAVILGNGPLIEADDLAIRPGHDEQQPAVRLGARVSLEAIENEHIRQVLAHCRTIDEAAGILGIDPATLYRRKKRL, encoded by the coding sequence ATGCGGGTCTTGGTGGTAGATGACGAAAAGAATATCCGGCGGGCGATGGTGCTCGCGCTGGAGTCGATGGACCATGCGGTTGTGGCGGTCTCGAGCGGGAAGGAAGCGCTCGACGCGCTGCGTCAGGGGGCCTTTGCGGTCATCTTTCTCGACCTCAAGCTCGGACGGGAAAACGGGCTCGAGTTTCTGGACGAGATCCGTCGCCTGGCGCCGGAGGCGGCGGTGGTGATCATTACGGCTTATGCCTCGATCGAGACCGCGGTTGAAGCGATTCGCCAAGGAGCGTTTGATTACCTGCCCAAACCGTGTACCCCGGATCAGATTCGCCGGCTCCTGGACCGGATCATGCGCACGCAACGGCTGGAAAACCGGGTGCTGGAACTCGAAGCACGGCTGCAATCCGAAGCGCCTGAGATCGATCTGGACTCGGAGACTGCGGGCATGCAGAAGACGCTCGAGGTCGCCTGGAAAGCCGCCGGCAGCGAGGCCACCGTTCTATTGCTGGGCGAAAGCGGCACCGGCAAAAGCGTGCTTGCCCGTGCGATGCATGAACGCAGCGGCCGTTTTGAGCGCGCGTTCGTTACGGTTAGCTGTCCCAGCCTGTCCCGGGAACTGCTGGAGAGCGAACTTTTCGGGCACGTCAAAGGTTCCTTTACCGGTGCGCACCACGACACCGCGGGTAAGGTGGTGGCAGCCCACGGCGGGACGTTATTTCTGGACGAAATCGGAGACTTGCCGCTTGAGATTCAAGCCAAGCTGTTACGCCTTTTGCAGGAACGAGAGTATGAACGCGTCGGCGACCCGAATCCCCGGAAGGCGGATGTACGGGTTATCGCCGCCACTAACCGCGACCTGGTCAGTGCGGTGGCTGCAGGCCATTTCCGTGAGGACCTTTATTACCGCCTGAACGTCATCACCATCAGCCTGCCGCCCCTGCGGGAGCGCGATGCTGATCTCCTGCGCCTGGCCGGCAAACATTTAGCCTTCTTCGCCAAGCAAGCCGCTAAACGGTTTGACGGCTTTTCGAGCGGTGCGCTGGCGCGAATGCAGAACTACGCGTGGCCGGGAAATCTGCGCGAACTGCGCAACGTGATCGAACGTGCCGTGATCCTGGGCAACGGCCCTCTGATTGAAGCCGATGACCTTGCGATCCGGCCCGGACACGATGAACAACAACCGGCGGTGAGGTTGGGCGCTCGCGTGTCTCTGGAAGCGATTGAGAACGAGCACATTCGCCAGGTGCTCGCCCACTGCCGTACCATCGATGAAGCGGCCGGTATTCTCGGGATCGATCCGGCGACGCTTTACCGCAGAAAGAAGCGGTTATAG
- a CDS encoding adenylate cyclase, translating into MPPSYREIERKFLVRQPPDTAGVEFKLIEQGYLVISSETGRPIEIRLRRVNRRKTELTVKSKPAGQSRIEVEIPVDEGQFDALWPLTAGRRIVKRRYPIPLSEGLLAEYDNYEEKLTGLKVVEVEFPDEEQARRFNPPPWFGREVSGDPAYSNAELATAPHGLPPDHA; encoded by the coding sequence ATGCCGCCATCTTATCGTGAGATTGAACGCAAATTTCTCGTTCGACAACCGCCGGACACGGCCGGTGTTGAATTCAAGTTGATTGAGCAGGGATACCTGGTGATTTCCAGTGAAACCGGCAGGCCGATCGAAATCCGCTTGCGACGCGTCAACCGGCGCAAAACCGAACTTACCGTTAAAAGCAAGCCGGCCGGGCAGAGCCGGATAGAAGTCGAGATTCCGGTCGACGAAGGACAATTTGACGCCTTATGGCCGCTCACGGCCGGCCGGCGCATCGTAAAACGCCGCTACCCGATCCCGCTTTCCGAAGGGTTGCTGGCAGAATACGACAATTACGAAGAGAAACTTACCGGTTTGAAAGTCGTCGAAGTCGAGTTTCCCGATGAGGAGCAGGCGCGTCGTTTCAACCCGCCGCCATGGTTCGGACGGGAAGTCAGCGGCGATCCGGCGTATTCAAATGCGGAACTGGCGACGGCACCGCATGGTCTCCCGCCAGACCATGCCTGA